A single window of Methylobacterium nodulans ORS 2060 DNA harbors:
- the ndk gene encoding nucleoside-diphosphate kinase: protein MAIERTFSILKPDATARNLTGAINAVIEEAGLRIVAQRRIRMSEAQAKTFYEVHAERPFYGELVSFMTSGPVVVQVLEGENAVAKYREVMGATNPAQAAEGTIRKKFALSVGENSVHGSDSAENAKVEIAQFFDEKDIVG from the coding sequence ATGGCCATCGAGCGCACCTTCTCCATCCTGAAGCCGGACGCCACCGCCCGGAACCTCACCGGCGCGATCAACGCGGTGATCGAGGAGGCGGGCCTGCGCATCGTCGCCCAGCGCCGCATCCGCATGTCCGAGGCCCAGGCCAAGACGTTCTACGAGGTCCATGCCGAGCGGCCGTTCTACGGCGAGCTCGTCTCCTTCATGACCTCCGGTCCGGTCGTCGTGCAGGTGCTGGAGGGCGAGAACGCCGTCGCCAAGTACCGCGAGGTGATGGGCGCCACGAACCCGGCCCAGGCCGCCGAGGGCACCATCCGCAAGAAGTTCGCCCTCTCGGTCGGCGAGAACTCGGTGCACGGTTCCGACAGCGCCGAGAACGCGAAGGTCGAGATCGCGCAGTTCTTCGACGAGAAGGACATCGTCGGCTAA
- a CDS encoding glutathione S-transferase family protein, with translation MSAVTTPPIDLYYWTTPNGWKASIMLEECGLPYRMIPVNIGKGVQRSPDFLAVSPNGKIPAITDPDGPGGQPITVYESNAILQYLARKVGRFYPSEERARIAVDIWLFWQAANFGPTLGQTHHFRIYASDKIPYAIERFTAEAARLYGVLDAQLSRHPFVAGEDFTIADIAVVTWAKLWERQGQDIADFPHVGRWLDVVKARPAVQRGFKLRPEPEEAAAPAC, from the coding sequence ATGTCGGCTGTCACGACTCCGCCGATCGACCTCTACTACTGGACGACGCCGAACGGCTGGAAAGCCTCGATCATGCTGGAGGAATGCGGCCTGCCCTACCGCATGATCCCGGTGAATATCGGCAAGGGCGTTCAGCGCTCGCCGGATTTCCTCGCCGTCTCGCCGAACGGCAAGATCCCGGCGATCACCGATCCGGATGGACCGGGCGGCCAGCCGATCACGGTCTACGAGTCGAACGCCATCCTGCAATACCTCGCCCGCAAGGTCGGCCGTTTCTACCCGAGCGAGGAGAGGGCGCGGATCGCCGTCGATATCTGGCTGTTCTGGCAGGCGGCGAATTTCGGCCCGACCCTCGGCCAGACGCACCATTTCCGCATCTACGCCTCGGACAAGATTCCCTACGCGATCGAGCGCTTCACCGCGGAGGCCGCGCGGCTCTACGGCGTCCTCGACGCCCAGCTCTCCCGCCACCCCTTCGTCGCCGGCGAGGACTTCACCATTGCGGACATCGCGGTCGTCACCTGGGCGAAGCTCTGGGAGCGCCAGGGCCAGGACATCGCGGATTTCCCGCATGTCGGCCGCTGGCTCGACGTCGTGAAGGCGCGCCCCGCCGTGCAGCGCGGCTTCAAGCTGCGGCCGGAGCCGGAGGAGGCCGCGGCCCCCGCCTGCTGA
- a CDS encoding molybdopterin oxidoreductase family protein, whose product MTAQARIERRSSTCPHDCPSVCALDVEVIDGNTIGRVRGSARHSYTAGVVCAKVARYAERIHHPDRLTRPLIRTGPKGSGSFAPISWDEALDRVAASFLKAEAAHGAEAVWPYYYAGTMGLVMRDGINRLRHAKGYSGQHSTICTTLAWSGYVAGTGRLAGADPREMAESDCVVIWGTNPVHTQVNVMTHAQTARKTRDAKIVAVDIYDNPTMRQADMPLLLRPGTDGALACAVMHVLFRDGLADRDYLARYTDCPDELEAHLRGRDPAWAAAITGLAVAEIEAFARLVGTTKRTFFRLGYGFSRSRNGAVNMHAALCIPAVTGAWRHPGGGAFHSNSGIYGLDKRLIEGLDLRRPEVRVLDQSQIGRVLTGDAEALRGGPPVTAMLIQNTNPVSVAPEQEAVKRGFSREDLFVCVHEQFMTETARMADLVLPATMFLEHDDLYTGGGHQHIQLGLKRIDPPGLCRSNHEVVAALAARLGAAHPGFAMTPRELIDATLRASGRGTLAALEAADGVLDAQPAFARAHFLDGFGHPDGRFRFRPDWSAVPIGHDGPRGPTDLLPSLPDHWEAPLRTGTAAFPFRLATSPARNFLNSSFTETPTSLAKERHPTVMIHPADAAERGIVEGAWVRLANALGAVQLRATLFDGLRRGVLIAESIWPNDAYPDGRGINTLTGADAPAPFGGAAFHDNHVSIEPLPAA is encoded by the coding sequence GTGACGGCTCAGGCGCGGATCGAGCGGCGGAGTTCCACCTGTCCGCATGATTGTCCCTCGGTCTGCGCCCTCGACGTCGAGGTGATCGACGGGAACACGATCGGGCGGGTGCGCGGCTCGGCCCGCCACAGCTACACGGCGGGCGTCGTCTGCGCGAAGGTCGCCCGCTACGCCGAGCGCATCCATCATCCCGACCGCCTGACCCGGCCTCTGATCCGGACCGGCCCGAAGGGATCGGGCTCCTTCGCCCCGATCTCCTGGGATGAGGCCCTCGACCGCGTGGCCGCTTCCTTCCTGAAGGCCGAGGCCGCGCATGGGGCGGAGGCGGTCTGGCCCTATTACTACGCGGGCACGATGGGGCTGGTGATGCGCGACGGCATCAACCGGCTGCGCCACGCCAAGGGCTATTCGGGCCAGCATTCCACTATATGCACCACGCTCGCCTGGTCGGGCTACGTCGCCGGAACCGGCCGGCTCGCGGGGGCCGACCCGCGCGAGATGGCGGAGAGCGACTGCGTGGTGATCTGGGGCACCAACCCGGTGCACACCCAGGTCAATGTCATGACCCACGCCCAGACGGCGCGGAAGACCCGCGACGCCAAGATCGTGGCGGTGGACATCTACGACAATCCGACCATGCGGCAGGCGGACATGCCGCTGCTGCTGCGGCCGGGGACGGACGGCGCGCTCGCCTGTGCGGTGATGCACGTGCTGTTCCGCGACGGCCTCGCCGACCGCGACTACCTCGCCCGCTACACCGACTGCCCGGACGAGCTGGAGGCGCATCTGCGCGGGCGGGATCCGGCCTGGGCCGCCGCGATCACCGGCCTCGCGGTGGCGGAGATCGAGGCCTTCGCGCGGCTCGTCGGCACCACGAAGCGGACCTTCTTCCGGCTCGGCTACGGCTTCTCGCGCAGCCGCAACGGGGCCGTGAACATGCACGCGGCGCTCTGCATCCCGGCGGTGACGGGGGCGTGGCGCCACCCCGGCGGTGGGGCCTTTCATTCCAACAGCGGTATCTACGGCCTCGACAAGCGCCTGATCGAGGGGCTCGACCTCCGGCGTCCCGAGGTGCGGGTGCTCGATCAGTCGCAGATCGGCCGGGTGCTCACGGGCGACGCGGAGGCGCTGCGGGGCGGCCCGCCCGTCACCGCCATGCTGATTCAGAACACCAACCCGGTCTCGGTCGCGCCCGAGCAGGAGGCGGTGAAGCGGGGTTTTTCCCGCGAGGACCTGTTCGTCTGCGTGCACGAGCAGTTCATGACCGAGACGGCCCGGATGGCCGACCTCGTGCTGCCCGCGACCATGTTCCTGGAGCACGACGACCTCTATACGGGCGGCGGCCACCAGCACATCCAGCTCGGCCTCAAGCGGATCGATCCGCCCGGCCTTTGCCGCTCGAACCACGAGGTCGTGGCGGCGCTCGCCGCACGGCTCGGCGCCGCGCATCCGGGCTTCGCCATGACGCCGCGCGAGCTGATCGATGCGACCCTCCGGGCCTCCGGCCGCGGCACGCTCGCGGCGCTCGAAGCGGCGGATGGGGTGCTCGACGCGCAGCCGGCCTTCGCGCGCGCCCATTTCCTCGACGGGTTCGGCCATCCGGACGGCCGCTTCCGGTTCCGCCCGGACTGGTCTGCGGTGCCGATCGGTCATGACGGCCCGCGCGGCCCGACCGACCTCCTGCCGTCCCTGCCCGACCATTGGGAGGCGCCGCTGCGGACCGGCACGGCCGCGTTCCCCTTCCGCCTCGCCACCAGCCCGGCCCGCAACTTCCTGAATTCGAGCTTCACCGAGACGCCGACCTCGCTGGCCAAGGAGCGCCATCCGACCGTGATGATCCATCCGGCGGATGCGGCCGAGCGGGGGATCGTCGAGGGGGCCTGGGTGCGTCTGGCCAATGCGCTCGGTGCCGTGCAGCTGCGGGCCACCCTGTTCGACGGCCTGCGCCGCGGCGTGCTGATCGCGGAATCGATCTGGCCGAACGACGCCTATCCGGACGGGCGCGGCATCAACACGCTGACCGGGGCCGACGCGCCGGCGCCGTTCGGCGGGGCCGCCTTCCACGACAACCACGTCTCCATCGAGCCGCTGCCGGCTGCCTGA
- a CDS encoding DUF2147 domain-containing protein, with translation MRSVRTPALTAFLFLAGTAAQAATDPSGTWLTEDGRAKIKIERCGPGSAHICGTVVWLKTPLNDQGQPRTDIKNPDPKKRTRPVIGLQLMEGLKPGEDGYKGQIYNAEEGKFYEVTIARESASELAVSGCLLKVLCGSQTWTKTPDEVAQAAPAPRPAAKPASPKTVAP, from the coding sequence ATGCGTTCCGTCCGGACTCCGGCCCTCACCGCGTTCCTGTTCCTCGCCGGCACCGCCGCCCAGGCGGCGACCGACCCGTCCGGCACGTGGCTCACCGAGGACGGCCGGGCGAAGATCAAGATCGAGCGCTGCGGCCCCGGAAGCGCCCACATCTGCGGAACGGTCGTCTGGCTGAAGACCCCGCTCAACGACCAGGGCCAGCCGCGCACCGACATCAAGAACCCCGACCCGAAGAAGCGCACCCGCCCGGTGATCGGCCTCCAGCTCATGGAGGGCCTGAAGCCGGGCGAGGACGGGTACAAGGGCCAGATCTACAATGCCGAAGAGGGCAAGTTCTACGAGGTGACGATCGCCCGCGAGAGCGCGAGCGAGCTTGCGGTCTCGGGCTGCCTGCTGAAGGTGCTGTGCGGCTCGCAGACCTGGACCAAGACTCCCGACGAGGTGGCCCAGGCCGCCCCGGCGCCCCGCCCGGCCGCCAAGCCTGCTTCGCCCAAGACCGTCGCGCCGTAA
- a CDS encoding DUF2948 family protein — MELLKLAALDPDDLAVISAHLQDAVLRVGDLAYLPKERRFALVAHRFDWEAPEGAAPRRRLTGLHFDRVLSVRCRGISREAPDTALELLAITFDPGEAPSGTATLVFAGGAAIRLELECVEASMKDLGPVWEAESRPVHPLPLDAA; from the coding sequence ATGGAGCTTCTGAAGCTCGCTGCCCTCGACCCCGACGATCTCGCGGTCATCTCGGCCCATCTGCAGGATGCCGTCCTGCGAGTCGGCGACCTCGCCTACCTGCCGAAGGAGCGCCGTTTTGCCCTCGTGGCGCACCGCTTCGACTGGGAGGCGCCCGAGGGCGCCGCGCCCCGCCGGCGGCTCACCGGCCTGCATTTCGACCGCGTGCTGTCGGTGCGCTGCCGCGGCATCTCGCGCGAGGCGCCCGATACGGCGCTCGAACTCCTTGCCATCACCTTCGACCCCGGCGAGGCACCCTCCGGCACCGCGACGCTCGTCTTCGCGGGCGGAGCGGCGATCCGGCTCGAACTCGAATGCGTCGAGGCCAGCATGAAGGATCTCGGCCCGGTCTGGGAGGCGGAGAGCCGCCCGGTCCACCCGCTTCCCCTCGACGCGGCCTGA
- a CDS encoding DUF4345 domain-containing protein has product MDKERRLLQRVVAVAALLPAAGGLYGVLFGAAGIGGERVGVSVDSHFRYLSGLLLGIGILFWSTVPAIEAKTRLFRFLTLVVVLGGLGRLLGLWLTGVPSLTMLAALAMELVVTPLLCLWQTRVANIARERSGVATLGRDT; this is encoded by the coding sequence ATGGACAAGGAACGGCGGCTGCTCCAGCGGGTGGTCGCGGTGGCGGCCCTCCTGCCGGCAGCAGGCGGGCTCTACGGGGTGCTGTTCGGGGCGGCGGGAATCGGCGGCGAGCGCGTCGGCGTCTCGGTCGACAGCCATTTCCGTTATCTGTCGGGGCTCCTCCTCGGCATCGGCATCCTGTTCTGGTCGACGGTGCCGGCGATCGAGGCGAAGACCCGCCTGTTCCGGTTCCTCACCCTGGTCGTCGTCCTGGGCGGTCTCGGACGCCTGCTCGGATTGTGGCTGACGGGCGTGCCCTCCCTGACGATGCTGGCGGCGCTCGCCATGGAACTCGTGGTGACACCGCTGCTCTGCCTTTGGCAGACCCGCGTGGCGAATATCGCGCGGGAGCGCAGCGGCGTCGCGACCCTCGGCCGCGACACCTAA